The following proteins come from a genomic window of Neptunomonas concharum:
- a CDS encoding LysR family transcriptional regulator, with translation MSQFEWSLTFKAIVDNQSLVKAADQIGVNASAVSKQLTKLEESLGVQLLNRTTRRIALTEAGKGFYEKVTRLEYEWRSTLDEASNLAADVKGIIRIAAPQPLFSRFLMPVLADFQRQYPEISYELLHHQIDQLPSIHADLSICREIEDYDSNSIVMVPFYSYHNQLFASAEYVEKHSSLNEIAQLRHQRCLVYSDKKYPLEWVFERQTVALNRVLYVNSAEIMISAAKNSLGIVYLPKEILLEELDNKTLVHVLPELQSPRHRACVYYPKADFVPKKVRALIDFLKKNRLMSS, from the coding sequence GTGAGTCAGTTTGAATGGTCGCTAACGTTTAAAGCTATTGTCGATAACCAGTCTCTTGTTAAGGCTGCAGATCAGATTGGTGTTAATGCTTCAGCAGTGAGCAAACAACTGACTAAGCTAGAAGAGTCGTTAGGCGTACAGTTACTGAACCGTACAACTAGGCGCATTGCTCTGACTGAAGCAGGGAAAGGCTTTTACGAAAAAGTGACACGGTTAGAATATGAATGGCGGTCGACTTTAGATGAGGCGTCGAATTTGGCGGCGGATGTAAAGGGTATCATTCGTATTGCCGCACCACAGCCTTTGTTTAGCCGTTTCCTTATGCCTGTTCTCGCTGACTTTCAACGCCAGTATCCTGAGATATCGTATGAGTTACTGCATCATCAGATTGATCAACTTCCGTCAATTCATGCTGATTTATCAATCTGTCGAGAGATAGAAGACTATGACTCAAACTCTATTGTCATGGTGCCGTTTTACTCTTATCACAATCAACTTTTTGCATCTGCTGAGTATGTAGAAAAGCACTCATCTCTCAACGAAATAGCTCAGTTACGGCATCAACGCTGCTTGGTTTACAGTGATAAGAAGTATCCGTTGGAGTGGGTGTTTGAAAGGCAGACAGTAGCTTTAAACCGTGTGTTATACGTCAATAGTGCGGAAATTATGATCAGTGCTGCTAAAAACAGCTTAGGGATCGTATATCTACCTAAAGAAATTTTGCTCGAAGAACTGGACAATAAAACGTTAGTTCATGTGCTGCCTGAATTACAGAGTCCTAGACACAGGGCTTGTGTTTATTATCCAAAGGCCGATTTTGTTCCCAAAAAAGTAAGGGCATTAATCGATTTTTTGAAAAAGAATCGATTAATGAGCTCATAA
- a CDS encoding Wadjet anti-phage system protein JetA family protein: MLFNKLPDDLFLPLSGKNRYIYQAVLLQLADLFFDEDLIDPFIPKDLVRSSIEDAVVRLGVRRWEPEEDDTDDAELPRSSAEYTNRIYRRLVQTGWIEEEQRIYRTFVLMSPSISYLLRSLVSISTLEKRSYGGAVLNVLSSLESAVNDPAGRGITLSEAAQTAAEFSAHLTDMMLGLRELKISLANSESPQEVVRGFFDRFVEHILVSDYKTLKTKNNPFRFRRQILSLLRDLQFDMVKLDKLVRHYQEQFESNYEDAEAMVHQHINRIIRIFESVDKRLDTIDDFRYRLEKRVADTVRYMDKTTPGMASRLSRLITEVAKRTDLPEIDTLESVGFISPSSVRSPIRRRIQAEPRVIRQQVIDPKVIELRQLFKAFKERREVRIDRIESYLDDHLANKESLRANEFRINTIEDYICFSYIRHLASLGKKAKATADRFNIQFNDDYTQVAEMVECRDFVIYRKR; encoded by the coding sequence ATGCTTTTTAATAAGCTCCCCGACGACTTATTTCTGCCCCTATCAGGTAAAAATCGGTATATATATCAGGCCGTTTTACTGCAACTGGCTGATCTCTTCTTCGACGAAGACCTGATTGACCCTTTCATTCCGAAAGATTTGGTTCGCTCCTCCATCGAAGACGCCGTGGTTCGTTTAGGTGTGCGTCGTTGGGAGCCGGAAGAGGATGATACAGACGATGCTGAACTCCCACGATCTAGCGCAGAATATACCAACCGGATTTACCGGCGTTTAGTGCAAACCGGCTGGATAGAGGAAGAGCAAAGGATTTATCGAACCTTTGTGTTGATGTCGCCTTCCATCAGTTATTTGTTAAGGTCGCTGGTATCCATCTCTACGTTGGAAAAACGCTCATATGGTGGTGCGGTTCTCAACGTTTTAAGCTCGTTAGAGTCGGCAGTTAATGATCCTGCGGGGCGCGGGATTACGCTATCAGAAGCTGCTCAAACAGCGGCTGAGTTCAGTGCTCATCTAACCGATATGATGCTGGGCTTGCGAGAGCTAAAGATTAGCCTAGCTAACTCCGAAAGCCCGCAAGAAGTGGTTCGAGGCTTTTTTGACCGCTTCGTTGAACATATCTTGGTATCCGATTATAAAACACTGAAAACCAAGAATAATCCGTTTCGCTTTCGTCGTCAGATTTTATCCCTGTTGCGTGATCTACAGTTTGATATGGTGAAGTTAGATAAGCTGGTTCGCCACTATCAGGAGCAGTTTGAATCGAACTATGAAGATGCTGAAGCGATGGTGCATCAGCATATCAATCGTATTATTCGGATTTTTGAATCAGTGGATAAACGTTTAGATACCATTGATGATTTCCGTTATCGCTTAGAAAAACGTGTTGCAGATACTGTCCGGTATATGGACAAAACGACGCCTGGGATGGCCTCGCGCCTTTCCCGTTTGATCACCGAAGTAGCCAAGCGCACCGATTTACCGGAGATTGATACCTTGGAGTCTGTTGGTTTTATCTCGCCCTCCAGCGTACGCTCGCCTATTCGCCGACGAATTCAAGCTGAGCCTCGTGTGATCAGACAGCAGGTTATAGATCCGAAAGTGATTGAATTACGTCAGCTATTCAAAGCCTTTAAAGAACGGCGTGAAGTGCGTATCGATCGAATAGAAAGTTACCTGGATGATCATCTGGCGAACAAAGAAAGCCTGCGCGCTAATGAGTTTCGTATCAACACCATTGAAGACTACATCTGCTTTAGTTATATCCGCCACCTTGCTTCGTTGGGCAAGAAAGCGAAAGCAACCGCAGACCGCTTTAATATCCAGTTTAATGATGATTACACTCAAGTTGCTGAGATGGTTGAGTGTCGTGATTTTGTAATTTATAGGAAACGCTAA
- a CDS encoding DUF3422 family protein has translation MINDDITGLQFHPLRDSLYEEMHSRPFQVIPSPARVSHLALMADDIQRVSQFEHLQELFEILGATPPTTDEVCAEYDLGAFRIRREKHLEFTTYTFIHFDAPPRSDPFASTGVTPLPSGWLERLPGQVVTAFHLSVEDSGKSEDEKLMLPRVKSYFEGMRLVGSSPQQGDARVWTSFRLHSDHFGRFLICNKRMSDSQLGRLAQRLMEIETYRLMTLIALPLARACAPDLAKMDRQLAALTQRLSEGGVIDEQAILGELTDMAARVEDYRAKTTFRFTATQAYHELVLKRLAELREDEVSGHLTVTEFMTRRLTPAVRTCQSVGERLEDMSKRIDRVSDMMRTRVELSIQAQNQQLLASMDRRSKIQLMMQHTVEGLSVAAISYYSVGLIKLVMDAIYDSGVSFNKHLALGVAVPVVISSVWLATRKIHKHFLALAKEQRDADLADEKARKEVSK, from the coding sequence ATGATCAACGACGATATCACGGGTTTGCAGTTTCATCCTTTGCGAGACTCATTGTATGAAGAGATGCACTCACGCCCTTTTCAGGTCATACCGAGTCCTGCCAGAGTCAGTCATTTAGCGTTGATGGCTGATGATATTCAGAGAGTTTCACAATTTGAGCATCTTCAGGAGCTGTTTGAAATTTTAGGGGCTACTCCGCCCACGACTGATGAGGTGTGCGCTGAATATGATCTAGGGGCATTTCGGATTCGTCGTGAGAAACACTTGGAGTTTACCACCTACACCTTTATCCATTTTGATGCGCCTCCACGAAGCGACCCATTTGCCAGTACGGGTGTCACGCCTTTGCCGTCCGGGTGGTTAGAACGGTTACCCGGCCAGGTTGTGACGGCATTTCATCTTTCTGTTGAAGACTCCGGCAAAAGTGAAGATGAAAAACTCATGCTACCTAGGGTGAAAAGCTATTTTGAAGGAATGCGGCTGGTGGGTAGTAGCCCGCAGCAAGGTGATGCGCGTGTATGGACAAGCTTTAGGCTCCATAGTGACCATTTTGGCCGATTCCTCATTTGTAATAAACGGATGAGTGATAGTCAATTAGGGCGTCTGGCGCAGCGGCTTATGGAGATCGAGACCTACCGTTTAATGACCCTGATTGCTTTACCTCTAGCAAGAGCTTGTGCGCCGGATTTAGCAAAGATGGATCGCCAATTAGCAGCCCTAACACAGCGTTTATCAGAAGGCGGTGTGATTGATGAGCAGGCTATTCTGGGGGAATTAACGGATATGGCAGCTCGCGTAGAGGATTACCGTGCTAAAACGACTTTTCGTTTTACTGCGACTCAGGCATACCATGAATTGGTGCTCAAGCGTCTCGCAGAGCTTCGCGAGGATGAGGTGTCCGGTCACTTAACGGTTACTGAGTTTATGACCCGACGGTTAACACCCGCTGTGAGAACATGCCAGTCGGTTGGTGAGCGTTTGGAGGATATGTCTAAACGCATCGATCGGGTATCTGATATGATGCGAACTCGCGTTGAATTATCAATACAGGCGCAGAACCAACAATTATTGGCTTCAATGGATCGCCGTTCCAAGATCCAACTGATGATGCAGCATACCGTTGAAGGGTTGTCTGTTGCTGCCATCAGTTATTACTCTGTCGGGCTGATTAAATTGGTCATGGATGCTATTTATGACAGCGGTGTATCCTTTAATAAACATCTGGCACTGGGGGTTGCGGTCCCTGTTGTGATCAGTAGTGTTTGGTTGGCGACGCGTAAAATACATAAACATTTTCTCGCATTAGCTAAAGAGCAAAGGGATGCCGATTTAGCCGATGAGAAAGCAAGAAAAGAGGTATCAAAATGA
- a CDS encoding SbcC/MukB-like Walker B domain-containing protein → MKQLNRIVLVNWYVLGAVEVPIKGNVAIVGPNGSGKSSLLDAIQTVLMGGHKRNLSFNASAGQKSERSLRTYCLGFMDDGGKKATAREDSITYMALSFFDTETAKETCIGIAISASTSSPEEEILGRFILPNFSVALDDFSIKEGDGRLPKPWAQVKTELLKQCPDMVLEKRASKFVKEVTSALSHDPLMPNDDEKFVKNFKNALRFVPIDSPTKFVREFVLDENIVHVGAFRKSLDEYRAMEQKTREVFNRIEELEKVQELCKGIQRNVKNAVEYEWVVHETRFENADLKKEDAQERLESNQEKETQVQTELEAHAAEMSDLMQNLANARAQLNNSDAAHQIKALENSIAARLHEEGVVKDKIQNVYGLFRTTVGFANYENLLPESFTPLVKRSVDLWRSGEDMMADVWPPEPVEVDNTLDELKKSVDSVRRDIGRKFEESVIRINELRTSIQNQKGAVEQLKQGRAPVRHNTRELMELLSEYGIESTPICELVDINEDKWRIAIESFLGARREALIVDPDRVKEAVTLYRRKGRHLKGCRIVNTAKSHEWMNRSKPQSLAQFIDTDNEHAQAYMNRALGGVMAVETEAELLRQERALTYDCMLQTEGSTTSINELSPIMGIRRRGDQLATQGKQVDQMMVEFTEMGKRHEALEKLRDNLINLTTSLAGAGEKVFDLVRQREQLGTEIEGYRQAITDLRNHDDTGIQQRIADLADNLKAAEEKNKVLMDKLQRIRTSMIKDSAALEVLDQELSEHAEARNTCESNKDFDAQSAQEKRDYLDESCGGELERVIFEAAKKAQSELTLHEKKKYSVRDAVANYKAKFHGGGMSHQGLDKIGPDSSHEELEQYVDETVQALKDSELALYTQKAERARLEAETAFRSDFVAHLNDQINKIKDLIRELNNHLKHRPFHKEMYSFEMSPNPELKDILELVEAYTRLDQANVGSLFDLKYDEDKPHQDALAKIHDVLKDEGESSLLQDYRNFYNFELVVKDLNGNRKTTLTQRIKTGSGGEHQVPFYVAMAAAMGAAYRLKEGPDGKAVGGMSLSVFDEAFNKLDSENTITSLGFMTDLGLQTIIAAPDEKYSLLSSCMDTIINVCRDGRVVDIDVEFPTPKGKALLNSDNPRKMLEASGLSEEMLETV, encoded by the coding sequence ATGAAACAGCTTAATCGTATTGTATTGGTTAACTGGTATGTGCTTGGAGCAGTAGAAGTTCCTATTAAGGGTAATGTGGCTATTGTGGGTCCAAATGGCTCAGGTAAATCATCTTTACTGGATGCGATCCAAACCGTGCTGATGGGTGGGCATAAACGCAATCTTAGCTTCAACGCCTCAGCCGGACAAAAAAGCGAGCGCTCGTTGCGCACTTACTGTCTTGGTTTTATGGATGATGGCGGTAAAAAGGCGACGGCGCGAGAAGACTCCATTACTTATATGGCATTAAGCTTCTTTGATACAGAGACAGCGAAGGAAACGTGTATAGGCATTGCGATCAGCGCATCGACTTCTTCCCCTGAAGAGGAGATCTTAGGGCGTTTTATCTTGCCAAATTTCTCTGTGGCTTTGGACGACTTTTCTATCAAAGAAGGGGATGGGCGTTTACCTAAACCGTGGGCACAGGTGAAAACAGAACTGTTAAAACAGTGCCCTGATATGGTCTTAGAAAAACGGGCGAGTAAATTCGTAAAAGAGGTCACCAGTGCGCTAAGTCATGATCCATTGATGCCTAATGATGATGAAAAGTTCGTCAAAAACTTCAAGAATGCGCTCCGTTTTGTTCCGATCGATAGCCCGACAAAGTTCGTTCGTGAGTTTGTACTAGACGAGAATATCGTTCACGTTGGCGCTTTTCGAAAATCTTTGGATGAATATCGCGCGATGGAACAAAAAACGCGCGAAGTATTTAATCGCATAGAAGAGTTGGAAAAAGTTCAGGAGCTTTGCAAAGGGATCCAGCGCAATGTGAAGAATGCGGTGGAGTATGAGTGGGTTGTTCATGAGACTCGCTTTGAAAACGCAGATCTTAAGAAAGAAGATGCTCAGGAGCGTCTAGAGTCTAATCAAGAGAAAGAAACTCAGGTTCAGACCGAGCTGGAAGCTCATGCGGCCGAGATGAGCGATCTCATGCAAAACTTGGCCAATGCCCGTGCTCAGCTGAACAACTCAGATGCGGCCCACCAAATCAAAGCGCTGGAGAACTCTATTGCAGCACGTCTGCATGAAGAGGGTGTGGTCAAAGACAAAATCCAGAATGTTTATGGTTTATTCCGAACTACCGTGGGTTTTGCAAACTATGAGAACCTGCTTCCAGAAAGTTTCACCCCCTTAGTAAAGCGCTCGGTTGATTTATGGCGCTCAGGTGAAGACATGATGGCGGATGTGTGGCCACCAGAACCTGTTGAAGTCGACAATACCTTAGATGAGCTAAAGAAAAGTGTAGACTCGGTACGCCGTGATATTGGCCGTAAATTTGAAGAGTCAGTAATACGGATTAATGAATTACGTACGAGCATTCAGAATCAGAAAGGTGCTGTTGAGCAGTTAAAGCAAGGCCGTGCGCCTGTTCGCCACAACACCCGTGAGCTCATGGAGCTATTGTCTGAATATGGTATTGAGTCCACGCCGATATGTGAATTGGTCGATATTAATGAAGATAAATGGCGTATTGCGATTGAGTCTTTTCTAGGGGCTCGTCGTGAGGCTTTGATTGTTGACCCTGATCGTGTGAAAGAAGCGGTTACACTGTATCGTCGTAAGGGTCGACATCTCAAAGGTTGTCGTATTGTGAATACGGCAAAATCCCATGAGTGGATGAACCGCTCCAAGCCGCAGTCGCTTGCACAGTTTATCGATACAGATAATGAACATGCTCAAGCTTATATGAATCGTGCGTTAGGCGGAGTGATGGCGGTAGAAACAGAAGCCGAATTGTTACGTCAAGAGCGTGCTTTAACCTATGACTGTATGCTGCAGACGGAAGGCTCAACCACCTCTATTAATGAGCTATCGCCTATCATGGGTATACGCCGTCGTGGTGATCAGTTAGCAACCCAAGGTAAACAAGTTGATCAGATGATGGTTGAGTTTACTGAGATGGGCAAACGCCATGAAGCGTTGGAAAAGCTGCGTGATAACCTTATTAACTTGACCACAAGCTTGGCGGGTGCTGGCGAAAAAGTATTCGATCTTGTGCGTCAGCGTGAACAGTTAGGTACAGAGATAGAAGGCTATCGCCAAGCGATTACGGACCTTCGTAATCATGATGATACGGGGATTCAACAGCGTATTGCAGATCTTGCGGATAATTTGAAGGCGGCTGAAGAGAAGAACAAAGTGCTGATGGATAAGTTGCAACGTATCCGTACCAGCATGATTAAAGACTCAGCGGCATTAGAGGTGTTGGATCAAGAGTTATCTGAGCATGCAGAAGCCCGCAACACCTGTGAATCGAATAAAGATTTTGATGCCCAATCCGCTCAGGAGAAACGCGACTATTTAGATGAAAGTTGCGGTGGCGAGCTAGAGCGCGTCATTTTTGAAGCGGCCAAAAAAGCACAGTCTGAGCTGACACTGCATGAGAAGAAAAAATATTCAGTGCGTGATGCGGTAGCGAATTACAAAGCCAAATTTCATGGTGGCGGTATGAGTCATCAAGGGCTGGATAAGATCGGTCCTGATTCCTCTCATGAAGAGCTGGAACAGTATGTCGATGAGACCGTTCAAGCGCTCAAAGATTCTGAACTTGCGCTTTATACCCAAAAAGCAGAGCGTGCACGCTTAGAAGCAGAAACGGCGTTCCGTTCAGATTTTGTGGCGCATTTGAATGATCAAATCAACAAAATCAAAGACCTGATTCGTGAGCTGAACAATCACCTCAAACACCGTCCTTTCCATAAAGAGATGTATAGTTTTGAGATGTCTCCCAATCCTGAGCTGAAAGATATTTTAGAGTTGGTTGAGGCATACACGCGATTAGATCAAGCAAATGTCGGTTCTCTATTTGACCTGAAATATGATGAAGATAAGCCTCATCAAGACGCATTGGCTAAAATCCACGACGTACTCAAAGATGAGGGTGAAAGCAGCCTCCTGCAAGATTATCGTAACTTCTACAACTTTGAATTAGTTGTAAAAGACCTTAATGGTAACCGTAAAACAACCCTGACTCAGCGTATCAAAACCGGTTCTGGTGGTGAGCACCAAGTGCCTTTCTATGTGGCAATGGCTGCTGCAATGGGGGCTGCTTACCGGTTAAAAGAGGGGCCAGATGGTAAAGCGGTTGGCGGTATGAGCCTGTCGGTATTCGATGAAGCCTTCAATAAACTCGACTCGGAAAATACCATCACCTCCCTCGGTTTTATGACCGATCTGGGATTGCAGACGATTATCGCGGCACCGGATGAAAAATACTCACTGTTGTCGTCTTGTATGGATACGATTATTAACGTTTGCCGTGATGGTCGTGTTGTTGATATCGATGTGGAGTTCCCAACCCCAAAAGGCAAAGCTCTGCTAAATTCTGATAACCCCCGTAAGATGCTTGAGGCATCAGGGCTGTCAGAAGAGATGCTAGAAACGGTTTAA
- the aroA gene encoding 3-phosphoshikimate 1-carboxyvinyltransferase, with protein MESLTLQPVKAVAGEVRIPGSKSLSNRILLLAALAEGTTTITNLLDSDDVKHMLNALSKLGIRYELSEDRTECVLQGAGQALGATVSELFLGNAGTAMRPLCAALCLGEGEYHLTGEPRMYERPIGDLVDALRELGADITYLGDENFPPLLIKANGLNGGEVSIKGNISSQFLTALLMSAPMASEDLVINVDGELVSKPYIDITLHTMALFGVNVINDNYERFTIKSGQTYRSPGEVMVEGDASSASYFLAAAAIAGGTVRVYGVGADSVQGDKRFAEVLEAMGASVMYGPTYIEVTRGSTLKAVDMDMNHIPDAAMTIATTALFAEGTTAIRNIYNWRVKETDRLSAMATELKKVGATVVEGDDFIEVTPPAQLTHAAIDTYDDHRMAMCFSLVCLSDTPVTINDPGCTRKTFPEYFDLFKQICK; from the coding sequence ATGGAAAGCCTGACACTCCAACCCGTCAAAGCGGTTGCCGGTGAAGTCCGAATCCCGGGCTCCAAAAGCCTCTCTAATCGCATCCTCTTACTTGCTGCATTAGCTGAAGGCACAACAACGATCACCAATCTTCTTGATAGTGATGACGTTAAGCATATGCTGAACGCACTATCCAAGCTCGGTATTCGTTATGAGCTATCTGAAGACAGAACGGAGTGCGTTCTTCAGGGTGCAGGACAAGCCTTAGGAGCTACGGTATCCGAGCTTTTTTTAGGTAACGCAGGTACGGCTATGCGCCCCCTCTGTGCAGCACTCTGCTTAGGAGAAGGCGAATATCACCTCACTGGCGAACCGAGGATGTATGAGCGCCCCATCGGCGATCTGGTCGACGCGCTAAGAGAGCTGGGTGCTGATATTACCTATCTGGGAGATGAAAATTTCCCTCCTTTACTTATCAAAGCGAATGGACTGAACGGCGGCGAAGTCAGCATTAAAGGCAATATTTCCAGCCAATTTTTAACAGCCTTACTGATGTCTGCTCCCATGGCGTCAGAAGATTTGGTCATCAACGTAGATGGTGAGTTGGTATCCAAGCCCTATATTGATATCACCTTACACACCATGGCGCTGTTTGGTGTCAATGTTATCAATGACAATTATGAGCGTTTCACCATCAAATCGGGGCAGACTTATCGCTCTCCTGGCGAAGTCATGGTTGAGGGCGATGCGTCTTCAGCATCTTACTTCCTTGCTGCTGCGGCAATTGCTGGCGGTACGGTAAGAGTGTACGGCGTTGGCGCTGACAGTGTACAAGGCGATAAACGATTTGCCGAAGTGCTTGAAGCGATGGGGGCGTCTGTAATGTACGGCCCTACGTATATTGAAGTGACCCGAGGATCAACGTTAAAAGCAGTGGATATGGACATGAACCATATACCTGATGCCGCAATGACAATCGCTACCACAGCTCTGTTTGCAGAAGGCACTACGGCTATCCGAAACATTTACAACTGGCGCGTCAAAGAAACAGATCGATTATCCGCCATGGCGACGGAGTTGAAGAAGGTGGGGGCTACTGTTGTCGAAGGTGACGACTTTATTGAAGTCACACCGCCGGCACAACTCACTCATGCTGCCATCGACACCTATGACGATCATAGAATGGCGATGTGCTTTTCCCTGGTATGTTTAAGTGACACCCCTGTCACCATTAATGATCCTGGCTGCACTCGCAAGACTTTCCCTGAATACTTCGATCTCTTTAAACAGATCTGTAAATAG
- a CDS encoding BolA family protein, with the protein MSVAQVMESKLREALAVEEIQIENESHMHSGPATESHFKLLLVSEAFAGKRLVQRHQTIYKILADEMQNPIHALAMHLYTREEWAAKKGVVMPSPTCRGGSK; encoded by the coding sequence ATGAGTGTAGCTCAGGTCATGGAGAGTAAACTGCGGGAAGCCTTAGCCGTTGAAGAGATCCAAATAGAAAATGAAAGCCATATGCACTCTGGTCCGGCAACGGAGAGCCATTTTAAACTATTGTTGGTTTCAGAAGCGTTTGCAGGGAAGCGCCTTGTGCAACGGCACCAGACGATCTATAAAATTCTGGCGGATGAAATGCAAAACCCAATTCATGCACTAGCGATGCACCTCTATACTCGAGAGGAATGGGCGGCTAAGAAGGGCGTTGTGATGCCATCTCCAACGTGTAGGGGCGGCTCAAAATAA
- a CDS encoding DUF4194 domain-containing protein: MLGDLQKIISRSDQYDAGDFTRAANLLLTSQFLYADRSSHRESYFLVASHVDYFTNLFEAIGWSFIYQPDEAYMGILPKGEERNLKLRLDESLLMLCMRQQYETKLEQFEVESGKAFTTTDELLSLYENLTGKELPNETRMKEILSLFSRHGVIERGRPNETDPKNVPFSILPTIRQVVIEDYIGQLEALCDTDTRDALTEAEEAIADETA; the protein is encoded by the coding sequence ATGCTTGGGGATCTGCAAAAAATTATCAGTCGCAGTGATCAGTATGATGCCGGTGATTTTACCCGTGCAGCTAACTTATTGCTGACCAGTCAGTTTTTATATGCTGATCGCTCCTCGCATCGTGAGAGCTACTTTTTGGTGGCATCCCATGTTGATTACTTTACCAATTTGTTTGAAGCAATTGGCTGGTCATTTATCTATCAGCCAGACGAAGCTTATATGGGTATCTTGCCTAAAGGTGAGGAGCGCAATCTTAAGCTGCGCCTTGATGAATCCTTGCTCATGCTGTGTATGCGACAGCAGTATGAAACGAAGCTAGAGCAGTTTGAGGTGGAAAGTGGAAAAGCGTTTACAACCACTGACGAACTCCTGTCGCTCTATGAAAATCTGACAGGTAAAGAGTTACCTAATGAAACGCGTATGAAGGAGATTCTTTCTCTGTTTAGCCGGCACGGCGTCATTGAGCGTGGTCGTCCTAATGAGACAGACCCGAAGAATGTCCCTTTTAGTATTTTGCCAACGATTCGCCAAGTGGTAATAGAAGATTATATAGGTCAGTTAGAAGCTCTGTGCGATACCGATACCCGCGATGCGCTGACAGAAGCAGAGGAGGCGATCGCCGATGAAACAGCTTAA
- a CDS encoding methyl-accepting chemotaxis protein, producing MKKNLPVNAKEYTFQNETPLISTTDLKGQITFVNDAFVEISGFSRDELIGSPHNMVRHPDVPPAVFADMWSKLKANKPWIGVVKNRCKDGGYYWVNAYVTPIVEHGQTLGYQSVRTLPTASQKKRAQAVYDRINQNKTRFSFHDVSINTKVALLPWFAALLPILALYFSGEAVIVPSIVAIAGAAICSGLALYSMKPIRMLVSRSHDVIQSQVLEEMYANSVSEAGSIYLAALTNKARIRSANVRVSHSARALDNQGRETIDIAHQAEAAITRQVQDLEKISQSINEFTAAIEEVAQSANDASANTQEANEKARAGKDAVSETIQAISGLDSNVSQAAKQLELLQAATDEIHNATQVISEIADQTNLLALNAAIEAARAGDQGRGFAVVADEVRALAQRTQQSTRDIDEAINRLSEESGQVISVMEKGQQQAAACVDKANYAGAALEDIRGRVEVIANMNAMMASASSAQSHAAEALMIDIESVKQSAEVALEASRNTEKASIGLAKTSREIIQSVNI from the coding sequence ATGAAGAAAAACCTTCCCGTAAATGCTAAAGAATATACTTTCCAAAATGAAACACCGCTGATATCGACCACTGACCTTAAAGGACAAATCACATTTGTTAACGATGCTTTTGTGGAGATCTCAGGTTTTTCCCGCGATGAGTTAATCGGCAGCCCGCATAATATGGTAAGGCATCCTGATGTTCCCCCAGCCGTATTTGCAGATATGTGGTCCAAACTTAAGGCAAATAAGCCTTGGATAGGCGTTGTGAAGAACCGCTGTAAAGATGGTGGTTATTACTGGGTTAATGCCTATGTCACACCGATTGTAGAGCATGGGCAGACGCTCGGTTACCAATCTGTTCGGACGTTGCCAACAGCATCGCAGAAAAAGCGCGCGCAGGCGGTTTATGATCGCATCAACCAGAACAAAACTCGTTTTTCTTTTCATGATGTGAGTATTAATACGAAGGTTGCGCTGCTACCTTGGTTCGCTGCTTTGCTTCCTATTCTTGCTCTATATTTTTCAGGGGAAGCAGTGATCGTCCCCTCTATCGTAGCTATTGCTGGAGCTGCAATATGTTCAGGTCTGGCGTTGTACAGTATGAAGCCTATCAGGATGTTAGTGTCCCGCTCGCATGATGTTATTCAAAGTCAGGTGTTAGAGGAGATGTATGCCAACTCAGTATCGGAGGCAGGTTCTATCTATTTAGCTGCATTGACGAATAAAGCGCGCATACGTTCTGCGAATGTGCGGGTCAGTCACTCGGCACGGGCGTTAGATAACCAAGGGCGAGAAACGATTGATATTGCACACCAAGCTGAGGCCGCCATCACTAGACAGGTTCAGGACTTAGAGAAAATCTCACAAAGCATCAACGAGTTTACAGCCGCAATAGAGGAAGTCGCACAGTCAGCTAATGACGCATCGGCAAATACTCAGGAAGCTAATGAAAAAGCGAGGGCGGGAAAAGATGCGGTGAGTGAGACTATTCAGGCAATTTCTGGGTTAGATAGTAATGTTAGTCAGGCAGCGAAACAATTAGAGCTGCTTCAAGCGGCGACAGATGAAATTCACAATGCTACCCAAGTTATCAGTGAGATAGCTGATCAGACAAACTTATTGGCTTTGAATGCTGCAATAGAAGCGGCAAGGGCGGGAGATCAAGGGCGAGGTTTTGCTGTTGTTGCTGATGAAGTCAGGGCATTAGCGCAGCGCACGCAGCAATCGACACGAGATATTGATGAGGCGATTAATCGTTTAAGTGAAGAATCAGGGCAAGTCATCTCCGTCATGGAGAAAGGACAGCAGCAGGCGGCCGCCTGCGTTGATAAAGCTAACTATGCAGGAGCGGCGTTAGAAGACATTCGAGGACGTGTAGAGGTCATTGCTAATATGAACGCAATGATGGCCTCTGCATCTAGTGCGCAGAGTCATGCAGCGGAAGCTTTAATGATCGATATCGAATCGGTGAAACAGTCTGCAGAGGTGGCTTTGGAGGCTTCAAGAAATACAGAAAAAGCAAGCATTGGTTTAGCTAAGACCTCACGAGAGATCATACAGAGTGTCAATATTTAG